In Monomorium pharaonis isolate MP-MQ-018 chromosome 3, ASM1337386v2, whole genome shotgun sequence, a genomic segment contains:
- the LOC105830309 gene encoding J domain-containing protein, producing MSVEDAINYSPSEEEDYYALLSCDESSTVEQITAEYKVLALQYHPDKNEGDKEAEKKFQQLQYAKEVLCDPEKRSNYDKWRNSGIKISYKQWLGMKEHVQQTMHWSTPKTKDRMLPDTTEEAGGSPAHLKGHPTNAHRRASEGGAGLYYRSGHGVPFYQESNEVVSKFRNYEI from the exons ATGAGTGTCGAGGACGCCATCAATTACTCGCCCAGCGAGGAGGAGGACTATTACGCTCTGTTGTCCTGCGACGAATCTTCCACG GTCGAGCAGATTACAGCGGAATATAAGGTATTAGCTCTTCAGTATCATCCGGATAAAAACGAAGGTGACAAGGAGGCcgaaaagaaatttcaacAACTACAG TACGCAAAAGAGGTTCTATGCGATCCCGAAAAGAGAAGCAACTACGACAAATGGCGGAATAGTGGTATCAAGATCAGTTACAAACAATGGCTCGGCATGAAGGAGCATGTACAGCAG ACCATGCATTGGAGCACGCCGAAGACAAAGGACAGAATGTTGCCAGATACGACTGAAGAGGCAGGTGGTTCACCGGCTCACCTCAAAGGTCATCCTACAAACGCACACAGGAGGGCTTCGGAGGGTGGTGCTGGTCTGTACTACCGTTCGGGCCATGGGGTCCCGTTCTATCAGGAATCCAACGAGGTCGTCAGTAAGTTTCGCAATTATGAGATTTAA